In Xiphophorus hellerii strain 12219 chromosome 4, Xiphophorus_hellerii-4.1, whole genome shotgun sequence, a single genomic region encodes these proteins:
- the gas6 gene encoding growth arrest-specific protein 6, with product MWLTPTKSVSSSVALLILLVVRWSHSVLISPQEANQFLRRHRRANQVFEETKQGHLERECVEERCTKEEAREVFENDPETDYFYPKYIACVEKFGDSEKKKQDLITCVHNIPDQCSPSPCNARGTVRCEDKKGDFHCHCFTGWTGASCEKDVNECTSSNGGCEHKCNNTIGSYRCSCHDGFMLVGRHMCNDIDECQDASVCGTALCQNNKGSYDCLCEDGYVYDNKSKSCVDVDECQSGVCEEECLNIPGSFRCFCDGRQGRKLGRDLRSCKPITPCMSPSLKRNPRSLYLGRMFSAVPVVRLRFRRRVHTGFSAEFDFRTFDGEGVIFFAGGHLNSSWIVLAMHQGKLELQLKYGAVSRVTSSGPLVNDGQWRKISVEEQGRSLVIKIDREAVMKIAVNGDLFTLKKGMHELNLTVGGVPFREDGLVNQINPRLDGCMMEWRWLTGEDTSIQETIRSNDNMQCFSSEVPGAYYPGSGFALFNISYESKNLSIQMTLRPLSGIGVLFALVHQDKVPLSIALSDYNPTTEEWRDFILVSVGDVVIASSPAPFCDGESHNIQVTISGNQTLLLVDGQPGRSEESEYTTDVFSHSSTFIGGLPDVSLVSTLVSAAYSGCLEVAVNGQSLDLDKAIHKHNDIRSHSCPLLNSQP from the exons ATGTGGCTGACCCCGACAAAGTCCGTCTCGTCGTCGGTTGCCCTGCTAATCCTGCTGGTCGTCCGCTGGTCCCACAGCG TTTTAATCTCCCCCCAAGAGGCGAACCAGTTTTTGAGAAGACACAGGCGAGCAAATCAAGTTTTTGAGGAGACGAAGCAAGGGCACTTGGAGAGGGAGTGTGTGGAGGAAAGGTGCACCAAGGAGGAGGCTAGAGAGGTTTTTGAAAACGACCCAGAGACG gACTACTTCTATCCCAAGTACATAG CCTGTGTGGAAAAATTTGGGgattctgaaaagaaaaagcaggatCTGATCACATGTGTTCATA ACATTCCAGACCAGTGCTCTCCTTCTCCTTGTAATGCCAGAGGTACGGTGCGCTGCGAGGACAAAAAGGGCGATTTCCACTGTCACTGCTTTACAGGCTGGACAGGAGCCAGTTGTGAGAAAG ATGTCAACGAGTGCACCAGTAGTAATGGAGGTTGTGAACATAAGTGCAACAACACTATTGGAAGTTACCGCTGCTCCTGTCATGATGGTTTCATGCTGGTGGGTCGCCACATGTGTAATG aTATCGACGAGTGTCAGGATGCAAGTGTGTGTGGAACAGCTCTCTGTCAGAATAACAAGGGCAGCTATGATTGCTTGTGTGAGGACGGCTACGTCTACgacaacaaaagcaaaagctgTGTTG ATGTGGATGAGTGCCAGTCTGGCGTATGCGAGGAGGAGTGTTTGAACATTCCCGGGAGTTTCCGTTGCTTCTGTGACGGTCGTCAGGGCAGGAAGCTGGGTCGTGATCTGAGGAGCTGTAAG CCCATAACGCCGTGTATGTCGCCTTCCCTGAAGAGAAATCCTCGTTCTCTTTATTTGGGTCGCATGTTCAGCGCCGTGCCCGTGGTGCGGCTGCGTTTCCGCCGCAGAGTCCACACTGG TTTCTCTGCAGAGTTTGACTTCCGCACCTTCGATGGTGAGGGGGTGATCTTCTTCGCAGGAGGCCACCTCAACAGCTCCTGGATTGTCCTCGCAATGCATCAGGGGAAACTGGAGCTGCAGCTCAAGTACGGCGCCGTCAGCAGAGTCACCAGCAGCGGGCCCCTCGTCAACGACGGCCAGTGGAGAAAG ATCTCAGTGGAGGAGCAGGGCCGCAGTCTAGTGATAAAGATCGACAGGGAGGCTGTCATGAAGATCGCTGTAAACGGTGACCTGTTCACGCTGAAGAAAGGCATGCACGAACTTAACCTCACTGTCGGAGGAGTTCCTTTCAGGGAGGATGGTCTCGTCAATCAG ATAAATCCCCGGCTGGACGGCTGCATGATGGAGTGGCGCTGGCTGACGGGTGAAGACACCTCAATCCAAGAAACCATCCGGTCCAATGACAACATGCAGTGTTTCAGCTCTGAGGTTCCTGGAGCATATTACCCTGGATCAGGCTTCGCTCTCTTCAACATCAGCTATG AGTCCAAGAACCTGAGCATCCAGATGACCCTGCGCCCACTTTCTGGTATCGGAGTGCTGTTTGCGCTGGTTCACCAGGACAAAGTGCCTCTCTCTATCGCTCTGTCTGACTACAATCCCACCACAGAAGAGTGGAGAGAT ttcatCCTGGTTTCTGTGGGCGACGTGGTCATCGCCAGCTCTCCTGCACCCTTCTGCGACGGCGAGAGCCACAACATCCAGGTGACCATCTCAGGTAACCAGACTCTCCTTCTGGTCGACGGTCAGCCTGGACGAAGCGAAGAATCAGAATACACCACAGACGTCTTCTCACATTCAAGCACCTTTATAGGAGGTCTCCCAG ACGTCTCCCTGGTGTCCACGCTGGTGTCGGCGGCCTACAGCGGTTGCTTGGAAGTCGCAGTGAACGGACAGTCTCTGGACTTGGACAAGGCCATCCACAAACACAACGACATCCGTTCTCACTCCTGCCCCCTGCTCAACTCTCAGCCGTGA
- the pros1 gene encoding vitamin K-dependent protein S isoform X1 — protein sequence MWRQKRALGKPLACLVLLVALADAYRFLNQNTASQFLSRHRRANSLFEESKKGNLERECIEEVCNKEEAREIFENYPETEYFYPKYVLCLGSHRVGINNHNSQSNIPPDLRTCVMELSNQCTPYPCYKEGSERCVDGQASFSCVCKPGWKGKRCEDDIDECSDPEFPAGCNQKCHNIPGSFHCLCEEGFAINDKINCVDINECLLYASICEQPAKCVNTPGMYECQCPLGFKYNFTSRTCDDVDECETQSCDGTCQNTVGSYSCHCDGRRGLQLAADEQYCERIPVCVDLKDFKHPEMLYLGEQFAGFPVVYLRFRLPENTKFTAEFDFRTFDPEGVVLYAESAPDSWFMLGLRGGRIEVQFKNQHTYKVTSGGKAINDGQWHVISVDELESSISVKISKEAVMSINSPENLFTSVNGKLETKVYIAGLPNRTDNVMKPINPRLDGCIRGWNLMNQGASGVKEVIQEKESKHCFIYVERGSFFSGAGLALFDIDYSDSRSWKVDITMNIRPSRSTGVVLALVYNNTVPLSVAVVTKEEEDANLQVFLDGVSVATLDSLMLCYPDRLMVQLNVTPTEIQISANSSTVGYIKSETLQKALEQLNTTMQNPISTYIGGIPSDVPLPATPVSAFYHGCMDISINGRQLDFDEALSKHNSIKSHSCPPVSDPGHPDVHRPA from the exons ATGTGGAGGCAGAAGCGGGCTCTTGGGAAACCCTTGGCTTGTCTAGTATTACTAGTGGCGCTCGCCGATGCTTATCGAT TCCTGAACCAGAATACAGCTTCCCAGTTCCTGAGCAGGCACCGGAGGGCCAACTCTTTGTTCGAGGAGAGCAAGAAGGGCAACCTGGAGAGAGAGTGCATCGAGGAGGTGTGCAACAAGGAGGAGGCAAGGGAGATCTTTGAGAACTACCCGGAGACG GAATACTTCTACCCCAAATATGTCT TGTGTTTGGGTTCCCACCGCGTCGGCATCAACAACCACAACTCGCAGTCAAACATCCCGCCTGACCTTCGAACCTGCGTAATGG AGCTCAGTAACCAGTGCACACCATACCCGTGCTACAAGGAGGGCTCAGAGCGCTGCGTCGACGGTCAGGCCTCCTTCTCGTGTGTGTGCAAGCCTGGCTGGAAGGGGAAGCGCTGCGAGGATG ATATCGACGAGTGCTCAGATCCTGAGTTTCCAGCAGGATGCAACCAAAAATGTCACAACATACCAGGTAGTTTTCACTGCTTGTGTGAGGAAGGCTTCGCCATCAATGACAAGATCAACTGTGTTG ATATCAATGAGTGCCTGCTGTACGCCAGTATTTGTGAACAACCAGCTAAATGTGTCAACACACCAGGCATGTATGAGTGTCAGTGTCCCCTCGGATTTAAATACAACTTCACTTCCAGGACATGCGATG ATGTGGATGAGTGCGAGACGCAATCGTGTGACGGGACGTGTCAAAACACGGTGGGCAGCTACTCGTGCCACTGTGACGGCCGTCGGGGGTTACAGCTGGCGGCAGACGAGCAATACTGCGAGAGAATCCCCGTTTGCGTGGACCTGAAGGACTTTAAACACCCTGAGATGCTTTACCTAGGGGAGCAGTTTGCAGGCTTTCCAGTCGTCTACCTGCGCTTTCGCCTtccagaaaacacaaa ATTCACGGCAGAGTTTGACTTCCGAACCTTTGACCCAGAGGGAGTTGTTCTGTATGCCGAGTCTGCCCCGGACTCGTGGTTCATGTTGGGACTAAGGGGTGGCCGCATTGAAGTCCAGTTTAAAAATCAGCACACCTACAAGGTTACAAGTGGAGGAAAAGCCATCAATGACGGACAGTGGCATGTG ATCTCGGTGGACGAGCTGGAAAGCAGCATCAGCGTGAAGATCAGTAAGGAGGCTGTGATGAGCATCAACAGCCCTGAGAATCTCTTCACTTCAGTCAACGGCAAACTGGAGACCAAAGTCTACATCGCTGGGCTGCCCAACCGCACAGACAACGTCATGAAGCCT ATCAATCCCCGACTCGACGGCTGCATCCGTGGCTGGAACCTAATGAACCAGGGGGCCTCTGGGGTCAAAGAGGTCATTCAGGAGAAGGAGAGCAAACACTGCTTCATCTACGTGGAAAGAGGGTCCTTCTTCTCAGGGGCCGGACTGGCACTCTTCGACATAGACTACA gTGATTCTAGGAGCTGGAAGGTGGATATAACAATGAACATCCGTCCATCAAGGAGCACAGGTGTCGTCCTTGCTCTTGTCTACAACAACACAGTCCCCCTGTCGGTTGCTGTGGTAACAAAGGAGGAAGAAGATGCA AACCTGCAAGTGTTTCTGGACGGCGTCTCTGTGGCCACGCTGGACTCGCTTATGTTGTGTTACCCTGATCGGTTGATGGTGCAGCTGAACGTGACTCCGACAGAAATCCAGATCTCTGCAAACTCCTCCACTGTTGGCTACATAAAGTCTGAAACCCTGCAGAAGGCCCTGGAGCAGCTCAACACCACCATGCAGAACCCTATAAGCACGTACATTGGCGGGATACCAT CTGACGTCCCTTTGCCTGCCACCCCTGTGTCAGCCTTTTACCACGGCTGTATGGACATCAGCATAAATGGCAGACAGCTGGACTTTGACGAAGCACTGAGTAAACACAACAGCATAAAGTCTCATTCCTGTCCTCCTGTCAGTGACCCAGGACACCCTGATGTACATCGCCCTGCATAG
- the pros1 gene encoding vitamin K-dependent protein S isoform X2, which yields MWRQKRALGKPLACLVLLVALADAYRFLNQNTASQFLSRHRRANSLFEESKKGNLERECIEEVCNKEEAREIFENYPETEYFYPKYVLCLGSHRVGINNHNSQSNIPPDLRTCVMELSNQCTPYPCYKEGSERCVDGQASFSCVCKPGWKGKRCEDDIDECSDPEFPAGCNQKCHNIPGSFHCLCEEGFAINDKINCVDINECLLYASICEQPAKCVNTPGMYECQCPLGFKYNFTSRTCDDVDECETQSCDGTCQNTVGSYSCHCDGRRGLQLAADEQYCERIPVCVDLKDFKHPEMLYLGEQFAGFPVVYLRFRLPENTKFTAEFDFRTFDPEGVVLYAESAPDSWFMLGLRGGRIEVQFKNQHTYKVTSGGKAINDGQWHVISVDELESSISVKISKEAVMSINSPENLFTSVNGKLETKVYIAGLPNRTDNVMKPINPRLDGCIRGWNLMNQGASGVKEVIQEKESKHCFIYVERGSFFSGAGLALFDIDYSE from the exons ATGTGGAGGCAGAAGCGGGCTCTTGGGAAACCCTTGGCTTGTCTAGTATTACTAGTGGCGCTCGCCGATGCTTATCGAT TCCTGAACCAGAATACAGCTTCCCAGTTCCTGAGCAGGCACCGGAGGGCCAACTCTTTGTTCGAGGAGAGCAAGAAGGGCAACCTGGAGAGAGAGTGCATCGAGGAGGTGTGCAACAAGGAGGAGGCAAGGGAGATCTTTGAGAACTACCCGGAGACG GAATACTTCTACCCCAAATATGTCT TGTGTTTGGGTTCCCACCGCGTCGGCATCAACAACCACAACTCGCAGTCAAACATCCCGCCTGACCTTCGAACCTGCGTAATGG AGCTCAGTAACCAGTGCACACCATACCCGTGCTACAAGGAGGGCTCAGAGCGCTGCGTCGACGGTCAGGCCTCCTTCTCGTGTGTGTGCAAGCCTGGCTGGAAGGGGAAGCGCTGCGAGGATG ATATCGACGAGTGCTCAGATCCTGAGTTTCCAGCAGGATGCAACCAAAAATGTCACAACATACCAGGTAGTTTTCACTGCTTGTGTGAGGAAGGCTTCGCCATCAATGACAAGATCAACTGTGTTG ATATCAATGAGTGCCTGCTGTACGCCAGTATTTGTGAACAACCAGCTAAATGTGTCAACACACCAGGCATGTATGAGTGTCAGTGTCCCCTCGGATTTAAATACAACTTCACTTCCAGGACATGCGATG ATGTGGATGAGTGCGAGACGCAATCGTGTGACGGGACGTGTCAAAACACGGTGGGCAGCTACTCGTGCCACTGTGACGGCCGTCGGGGGTTACAGCTGGCGGCAGACGAGCAATACTGCGAGAGAATCCCCGTTTGCGTGGACCTGAAGGACTTTAAACACCCTGAGATGCTTTACCTAGGGGAGCAGTTTGCAGGCTTTCCAGTCGTCTACCTGCGCTTTCGCCTtccagaaaacacaaa ATTCACGGCAGAGTTTGACTTCCGAACCTTTGACCCAGAGGGAGTTGTTCTGTATGCCGAGTCTGCCCCGGACTCGTGGTTCATGTTGGGACTAAGGGGTGGCCGCATTGAAGTCCAGTTTAAAAATCAGCACACCTACAAGGTTACAAGTGGAGGAAAAGCCATCAATGACGGACAGTGGCATGTG ATCTCGGTGGACGAGCTGGAAAGCAGCATCAGCGTGAAGATCAGTAAGGAGGCTGTGATGAGCATCAACAGCCCTGAGAATCTCTTCACTTCAGTCAACGGCAAACTGGAGACCAAAGTCTACATCGCTGGGCTGCCCAACCGCACAGACAACGTCATGAAGCCT ATCAATCCCCGACTCGACGGCTGCATCCGTGGCTGGAACCTAATGAACCAGGGGGCCTCTGGGGTCAAAGAGGTCATTCAGGAGAAGGAGAGCAAACACTGCTTCATCTACGTGGAAAGAGGGTCCTTCTTCTCAGGGGCCGGACTGGCACTCTTCGACATAGACTACAGTGA gTGA